The following are encoded together in the Blautia obeum ATCC 29174 genome:
- a CDS encoding TetR/AcrR family transcriptional regulator, which translates to MRDKIIDATVEEFKQNGLKFTMNDLAKRLGISKKTIYTVFESKQAVLVAVADRYAADLNSMQEELEADVSLNVVQKLEKLLCALPEKYYNIGLSRIYELAEKYPKPYRHLMRSVNNGWEQAEKYLEKGMEEGMIREVSIPVVMAMVKGTVYCFMESDILYQNKLTYEQAKKEMVEILMKGIKTGGKSKDSGN; encoded by the coding sequence ATGCGGGATAAAATTATTGATGCAACGGTTGAGGAATTTAAACAGAACGGCCTGAAATTTACAATGAACGATCTGGCGAAGCGGCTTGGAATCAGTAAAAAAACAATTTACACAGTTTTTGAAAGCAAACAGGCAGTTCTGGTAGCAGTAGCGGACCGTTATGCGGCAGATTTAAACAGTATGCAGGAAGAACTGGAGGCGGATGTAAGTCTGAATGTAGTGCAGAAACTGGAGAAGCTTTTGTGCGCACTGCCGGAAAAGTATTACAACATTGGACTGAGCCGAATCTACGAACTTGCGGAAAAGTATCCAAAGCCATACCGACATCTGATGAGGTCAGTAAACAATGGATGGGAACAGGCAGAAAAGTATCTTGAAAAAGGCATGGAAGAGGGCATGATTCGAGAAGTTTCCATTCCGGTAGTAATGGCAATGGTAAAAGGCACTGTATATTGTTTTATGGAGTCAGATATTCTGTATCAAAATAAACTGACTTATGAACAGGCAAAAAAAGAAATGGTAGAAATACTGATGAAAGGAATAAAAACAGGTGGGAAAAGTAAGGATTCTGGAAATTAA